From a region of the Bradyrhizobium sp. KBS0727 genome:
- a CDS encoding Crp/Fnr family transcriptional regulator: MPTRPNEAAGERPFNNLLRRLNSADFALIEPYLTATDGNPSDLLYNPGDNVEIVHFPCGPSLASYMVPNEDGRDVETILIGREGAVGGIVSQGFLPAYTRIMVKFAGPFVRLPVSKLDAAKSKSRTLSNVFARYADCMLAQIFQSTACNAIHSIEQRTAKWIISAMERTDGEEVVPLTHEQLATLLGVGRSYTSRVIQTFKAEGILETRRGSILVRNPDALRTRSCLCNEAVKNHFEDVLRGVYPDPEKGN; the protein is encoded by the coding sequence ATGCCGACGCGACCAAACGAGGCGGCCGGCGAGCGGCCGTTCAACAACCTGCTGCGCCGCCTGAACAGCGCCGATTTTGCCCTGATCGAACCGTATCTGACCGCGACCGACGGCAATCCCAGCGACCTGCTCTACAACCCGGGCGACAATGTCGAGATCGTGCACTTCCCCTGCGGCCCCAGCCTGGCGTCCTACATGGTTCCCAATGAGGACGGCCGCGACGTCGAAACCATCCTGATCGGCCGCGAAGGCGCGGTCGGCGGCATCGTCAGCCAGGGCTTTCTGCCGGCCTATACCCGGATCATGGTCAAATTCGCCGGCCCCTTCGTGCGGCTGCCGGTAAGCAAGCTCGATGCGGCGAAGTCGAAATCGCGCACGCTGAGCAATGTTTTCGCCCGCTACGCCGACTGTATGCTGGCGCAGATCTTCCAGTCCACGGCTTGCAACGCCATCCATTCGATCGAGCAGCGAACCGCGAAATGGATCATTTCGGCGATGGAGCGCACGGATGGCGAGGAGGTCGTGCCGCTGACCCATGAACAGCTCGCGACGCTGCTCGGGGTCGGCCGCTCCTATACCAGCCGGGTGATCCAGACCTTCAAGGCGGAGGGTATTTTGGAGACCCGCCGGGGCTCGATCCTGGTCCGCAACCCCGATGCCCTGCGGACCCGGTCCTGCCTTTGCAACGAGGCCGTGAAGAACCATTTCGAGGACGTTTTACGGGGGGTCTATCCTGACCCCGAAAAGGGGAATTAG
- a CDS encoding NAD(P)/FAD-dependent oxidoreductase: MSLPSEIDVAIIGAGAAGLGAAHALKHSSLSTLVLEARDRVGGRAHSIMASPDVVFDVGCGWLHSADQNSFVKIAEQLDFEINKTLPPWRERAYGKAFPKEERDHFMAALDAFYDRAEQAAKVAKKNRRDSAAGLCLEPGNRWNPMIDAISTYINGCELDQVSILDMDAYEDTETNWRVRRGYGALVAAYGASCPLALNCEVTLIDHSGQRIRIETSRGTLRADKVIVTVPTNLIADEAIRFDPPLPAKVDAARGLPLGLADKVTLALDEPEALPVEGNLRGATMRTEMGTYHIRPFGQPCIEGFFGGRFAQSLEDAGPGAFAEHSIDEIVAFLGNDFRRKLKPLAESRWAHDPFARGSYSHALPGHADKRAVLAAPVDGRLFFAGEATSPGFFSTAHGARDSGERAAGEIIALLKE; the protein is encoded by the coding sequence ATGTCTCTCCCCTCGGAAATAGACGTCGCCATCATCGGCGCCGGCGCCGCAGGCCTCGGCGCCGCGCATGCCCTGAAGCATTCAAGCCTCTCCACCCTCGTGCTGGAAGCGCGGGACCGCGTCGGCGGCCGCGCCCACAGCATCATGGCCTCGCCTGACGTCGTCTTCGACGTCGGCTGTGGCTGGCTGCATTCGGCCGACCAAAACTCGTTCGTGAAAATCGCCGAACAGCTCGACTTCGAGATCAACAAGACCTTGCCGCCCTGGCGCGAACGCGCCTACGGCAAGGCGTTCCCGAAGGAAGAGCGCGACCATTTCATGGCTGCCCTCGACGCCTTCTATGACCGCGCCGAGCAAGCGGCCAAGGTCGCCAAGAAAAATCGCCGCGACAGCGCCGCCGGTCTCTGCCTCGAACCGGGCAATCGCTGGAATCCGATGATCGACGCGATCTCGACCTACATCAACGGCTGCGAACTCGACCAGGTCTCGATCCTGGACATGGACGCCTATGAAGACACCGAGACCAACTGGCGCGTCCGGCGCGGCTATGGCGCGCTGGTGGCGGCCTACGGTGCATCATGCCCGCTCGCGCTCAATTGCGAGGTGACGCTGATCGATCATTCCGGCCAGCGCATCCGCATCGAGACCTCGCGAGGCACGCTCCGCGCCGACAAGGTGATCGTCACCGTGCCGACCAACCTGATCGCCGACGAGGCGATCCGCTTCGATCCGCCTCTGCCTGCCAAGGTCGACGCCGCGCGCGGCCTGCCGCTCGGCCTCGCCGACAAGGTGACGCTCGCTCTCGACGAACCTGAAGCGTTACCGGTCGAAGGCAATCTGCGCGGCGCTACCATGCGCACCGAGATGGGCACCTATCACATCCGCCCGTTCGGCCAGCCCTGCATTGAAGGTTTTTTCGGCGGCCGTTTCGCACAATCGCTGGAAGACGCCGGGCCAGGCGCGTTCGCCGAACATAGCATCGACGAGATCGTGGCCTTCCTCGGCAACGACTTTCGCCGCAAGCTAAAACCGCTCGCGGAATCGCGCTGGGCGCACGATCCCTTCGCCCGCGGCTCCTACTCCCATGCCTTGCCCGGCCACGCCGACAAGCGCGCGGTGCTGGCCGCACCGGTCGACGGGCGGCTGTTCTTTGCGGGCGAAGCGACCTCGCCGGGATTTTTCTCGACCGCGCATGGGGCGCGGGATTCGGGCGAGCGAGCGGCGGGGGAGATTATTGCGCTGCTGAAGGAATGA
- the typA gene encoding translational GTPase TypA yields MKLRNIAIIAHVDHGKTTLVDKLLQQSGTYRDNERQVERAMDSNDLERERGITILAKCTSVQWKDTQINIVDTPGHADFGGEVERILSMVDGVIVLVDAAEGPMPQTKFVVGKALKLGLKPIVAINKVDRPDARITEVVNEVFDLFAALDATDDQLDFPILYGSGKNGWMGTTPEASHEDGMQPLFDLVIKHVAPPVVEEGPFRLLGTILEANPYLGRIITGRIASGSVKPNQSVKVISRDGKLVETGRITKILAFRGLERQPVDLAEAGDIVAIAGLPKGTVADTFCDPSVETPIQAQPIDPPTVSMSFIVNNSPLAGTEGDKVTSRLIRDRLLREAEGNVALRVVESQDRDAMEVSGRGELQLAILIETMRREGFELSVSRPRVVLTKDENGTLLEPVEEVVIDVDEEFSGVVVQKMSERKAEMIEMRPSGGNRLRLVFYAPTRGLIGYQGELMTDTKGTAIINRLFHNYLPYKGDIQGRRNGVLISNDQGEAVAYAMFKLEDRGPMMIEPGWKVYKGMIVGEHTRDNDLEINILKGKQLTNIRTTSKDEAVRLTPPIRMTLEKALAYIEEDELVEITPKSIRLRKKFLDANDRKRAEKSKQEVA; encoded by the coding sequence ATGAAGCTTCGCAACATCGCCATCATCGCCCACGTCGACCACGGCAAAACCACGCTGGTCGACAAGCTGCTGCAACAATCGGGCACCTATCGCGACAACGAACGTCAGGTAGAGCGCGCGATGGACTCCAACGATCTGGAGCGCGAACGCGGCATCACTATTCTGGCCAAGTGCACCTCGGTGCAGTGGAAAGACACTCAGATCAACATCGTCGACACCCCCGGCCACGCCGATTTCGGTGGTGAGGTCGAGCGCATCCTGTCGATGGTCGACGGCGTGATCGTGCTGGTCGACGCCGCCGAAGGCCCGATGCCGCAGACCAAGTTCGTGGTCGGCAAGGCACTCAAGCTCGGCCTGAAGCCGATCGTCGCCATCAACAAGGTCGACCGTCCGGACGCCCGCATCACCGAAGTCGTGAACGAGGTGTTTGACCTGTTCGCCGCGCTCGACGCTACCGACGACCAGCTCGATTTCCCGATCCTCTACGGTTCCGGCAAGAACGGTTGGATGGGGACCACCCCGGAGGCCTCCCATGAGGACGGCATGCAGCCGCTGTTCGACCTCGTAATCAAGCACGTGGCGCCGCCGGTGGTCGAGGAAGGCCCGTTCCGGCTGCTCGGCACCATCCTTGAGGCCAACCCCTATCTCGGCCGCATCATCACCGGCCGCATCGCCTCCGGCTCGGTCAAACCGAACCAGTCGGTGAAGGTGATTTCGCGCGACGGCAAGCTGGTGGAAACCGGCCGCATCACCAAGATCCTGGCGTTCCGCGGCCTTGAACGGCAGCCGGTCGACCTCGCCGAGGCCGGTGACATCGTCGCGATCGCGGGCTTGCCCAAGGGCACCGTCGCTGACACCTTCTGCGATCCGAGCGTCGAAACGCCGATCCAGGCGCAGCCGATCGATCCGCCGACGGTGTCGATGTCGTTCATCGTCAACAACTCCCCGCTCGCCGGCACCGAAGGCGACAAGGTCACCAGCCGCCTGATCCGCGACCGCCTGCTTCGCGAGGCCGAGGGTAACGTCGCGCTCCGCGTCGTCGAATCGCAGGACCGCGATGCCATGGAAGTGTCGGGCCGCGGCGAATTACAGCTCGCGATCCTGATCGAGACCATGCGCCGCGAAGGTTTCGAGCTGTCGGTGTCGCGCCCGCGCGTGGTGCTGACCAAGGACGAGAACGGCACCTTGCTGGAGCCGGTCGAGGAAGTCGTGATCGACGTCGACGAGGAGTTCTCCGGCGTGGTCGTGCAGAAGATGAGCGAGCGCAAGGCCGAGATGATCGAGATGCGCCCATCCGGCGGCAACCGCCTGCGCCTGGTATTCTACGCGCCGACCCGCGGCCTGATCGGCTACCAGGGTGAACTGATGACCGACACCAAGGGCACGGCGATCATCAACCGCCTGTTTCACAACTACCTGCCCTACAAGGGCGACATCCAGGGCCGCCGCAACGGCGTGCTGATCTCCAACGATCAGGGCGAGGCGGTCGCCTACGCCATGTTCAAGCTGGAAGACCGCGGCCCGATGATGATCGAGCCGGGCTGGAAGGTCTACAAGGGCATGATCGTCGGCGAGCACACCCGCGACAACGACCTCGAGATCAACATCCTCAAGGGCAAGCAGCTCACCAACATCCGCACCACATCGAAGGACGAAGCGGTGCGCCTGACGCCGCCGATCCGCATGACCCTGGAAAAGGCGCTGGCCTATATCGAGGAAGACGAACTGGTCGAGATCACCCCGAAGTCGATCCGCCTGCGCAAGAAGTTCTTGGACGCCAACGACCGCAAGCGCGCGGAAAAGTCCAAGCAGGAAGTGGCGTAA
- a CDS encoding response regulator codes for MLNLSSGAVMKPGFVDGVPNDVLIVEDDPIIALDFEDTILGFGVKTVRTAASVARALDLVDERPPDFALLDVGLIREKSFAVAERLEALKIPFAFVTGYGSDARLPAAFANKPRLPKPYSTDALRALLSQGRAAR; via the coding sequence ATGTTGAACCTGTCATCCGGTGCGGTCATGAAACCCGGCTTTGTCGACGGCGTGCCCAACGACGTGTTGATCGTCGAGGACGACCCGATCATCGCGCTCGACTTCGAAGACACGATTCTCGGCTTTGGCGTGAAGACGGTGCGCACCGCGGCCAGCGTGGCCAGGGCGCTCGATCTCGTCGACGAACGGCCGCCGGATTTTGCGCTGCTCGACGTCGGCCTGATCCGCGAGAAGAGTTTTGCGGTCGCCGAACGGCTGGAGGCGCTGAAGATTCCGTTCGCCTTCGTCACCGGCTATGGCAGCGATGCCCGACTGCCCGCGGCCTTCGCCAACAAGCCGCGGCTGCCCAAGCCGTATTCGACCGATGCGCTTCGGGCCTTGTTGAGCCAAGGCCGCGCCGCACGCTAA
- a CDS encoding TAXI family TRAP transporter solute-binding subunit — translation MTDGSDAAEKLAPPAARPAKQRLTFVMLAGVLAIVGALAAGYYFAMRPVTLRIAVGPANSDDLKVVQALTQAFNNQQRSQVRLRPLQTDGAGASANLLGEGKADLAIIRGDLDVPKNALAVATLRKNVVVLWVPPAQKTKGKKAAPKISKIAQLAGRKVGVVGRTPANVNLLKVVLQQYGVDPAKVEIIQFPANEAADAIRNQKADAYLAAGPVNSKITADAIAASTRDGGTPKFLAIDLADAIAQNHPAYEASEIPAGTFGAGPDKPEDEVKTISFSHHIVARKGVSESTIAAFTRQLFAIRQNLKTEFPLAAKIETPDTDKDATIPVHPGAAAFVDGEEKTFLDRYSDFIWWGLMGLSAMGSAGAWFAGYLKKDERSLNTSQRDRLLDMLAAARSCDSMDELDRMQSEADAILRDTLLCFEHGAIEDGTLTAFNIAIEQFHSAVADRKALLVSMPQNLQRASAQFRAAGTA, via the coding sequence ATGACCGACGGCTCCGACGCTGCCGAAAAGCTGGCCCCACCCGCGGCCCGCCCGGCCAAGCAGCGGCTGACATTCGTCATGCTGGCCGGCGTGCTGGCGATCGTCGGCGCGCTGGCGGCAGGTTACTATTTTGCGATGCGCCCGGTGACGCTGCGGATCGCGGTCGGCCCGGCCAACAGCGACGACCTCAAGGTGGTCCAGGCGCTGACGCAGGCCTTCAACAATCAGCAACGCAGCCAGGTCCGGCTGCGCCCGCTTCAGACCGACGGCGCCGGCGCCAGCGCCAATCTGCTCGGCGAAGGCAAGGCCGATCTCGCCATCATCCGCGGCGACCTCGATGTGCCGAAGAACGCACTGGCGGTGGCGACGCTGCGCAAGAACGTCGTGGTGCTTTGGGTGCCCCCCGCGCAAAAGACCAAGGGCAAGAAGGCCGCGCCGAAGATCTCGAAAATCGCGCAGCTCGCCGGCCGCAAGGTCGGCGTCGTCGGCCGCACCCCGGCCAACGTCAATTTGCTGAAAGTGGTTCTGCAGCAATACGGCGTCGATCCTGCCAAGGTCGAGATCATCCAGTTCCCGGCCAACGAGGCCGCCGACGCCATTCGCAACCAGAAGGCGGATGCCTATCTCGCCGCAGGTCCCGTCAACAGCAAGATCACCGCGGATGCGATCGCGGCTTCGACCCGCGACGGCGGAACGCCGAAATTCCTGGCGATCGATCTGGCCGACGCGATTGCGCAGAACCACCCGGCCTATGAGGCGTCCGAAATCCCGGCCGGAACCTTTGGCGCCGGGCCGGACAAGCCCGAGGACGAGGTCAAGACGATCAGTTTCTCGCACCACATCGTGGCGCGCAAAGGCGTTTCGGAATCGACCATCGCCGCCTTCACCCGGCAATTATTTGCGATCCGGCAAAACCTGAAGACCGAATTTCCGCTGGCGGCGAAAATCGAGACGCCTGACACCGACAAGGACGCCACCATCCCGGTCCATCCCGGCGCCGCCGCGTTTGTCGACGGCGAGGAAAAAACCTTCCTCGATCGCTACAGCGATTTCATCTGGTGGGGATTGATGGGACTGTCGGCGATGGGCTCCGCCGGTGCGTGGTTTGCCGGCTACCTGAAAAAGGACGAGCGCAGCCTCAACACATCGCAGCGCGACCGGCTGCTCGACATGCTCGCCGCCGCCCGCAGCTGCGATTCGATGGACGAACTCGACCGGATGCAGTCGGAAGCCGACGCCATCCTGCGCGATACGTTGCTGTGCTTCGAGCACGGCGCAATCGAGGACGGAACCCTGACCGCCTTCAACATCGCGATCGAGCAATTCCACAGCGCCGTCGCCGACCGCAAGGCGCTGTTGGTGAGCATGCCGCAAAACCTGCAGCGGGCGAGCGCGCAATTCCGGGCCGCCGGTACCGCCTGA
- a CDS encoding alkaline phosphatase, with product MTFRISRRRFLSTAGSGAIGALAMPYLSRAADRPLITHGVQSGDVGADGGVVWARADRPAQMMVEVATTESFANARSLPPIAALPESDFTAKMLLENLPAGQDIFYRVRFRDLSHTDIQSEAVVGRFRTAPADRRDVSFVWGGDVAGQGWGINPDDGGMFTFATMRKHRPDFLLHSGDTIYADGVIPAEVKLADGKLWKNVTIPEKAKVAETLDEFRAAHKYNFMDDNLRAFNAEVPIFVQWDDHEVTNNWSASKQLPAAYKERDITLLAARAARAFHEMYPMRESIVEPGRVYRTLNYGPHLDVFMLDERSYRSPNGPNLQTTYGPDSYFIGPDQLAWLKRALLNSRATWKVIASDMPLSIIVYDDAPNKKGSEAFAQGDGPPRGRELEIADILRFIKTSGVVNTVWLTADVHYAAAHYYNPDKAQFQEFDPFWEFVSGPLHAGTFGPNELDNTFGPEVRFIKAPGLDKQNLPPSAGMQFFGHVKIDGASGQMTVTLRDRADVALWSTTLDPKTV from the coding sequence ATGACGTTCCGCATTTCCCGACGCCGCTTTCTTTCCACCGCGGGGTCCGGCGCCATCGGCGCGCTGGCAATGCCCTATCTCAGCCGTGCCGCTGACCGGCCACTGATCACGCACGGCGTGCAATCCGGCGACGTTGGCGCCGATGGCGGCGTGGTGTGGGCGCGCGCCGACCGGCCTGCGCAGATGATGGTCGAGGTCGCCACCACGGAATCGTTTGCCAATGCGCGGTCGCTGCCGCCGATCGCGGCTCTGCCCGAAAGCGATTTCACCGCAAAAATGCTGCTGGAAAACCTGCCCGCGGGACAGGACATTTTCTACCGTGTCCGCTTTCGCGACCTTTCCCACACCGATATCCAGAGCGAGGCGGTGGTCGGACGATTCCGCACCGCGCCGGCCGATCGCCGCGACGTCAGTTTCGTCTGGGGCGGCGACGTCGCCGGGCAGGGCTGGGGCATCAACCCGGATGACGGCGGCATGTTCACCTTTGCCACCATGCGCAAGCATCGCCCGGATTTCCTGCTGCATTCCGGTGACACCATCTATGCCGATGGGGTGATCCCTGCCGAGGTCAAGCTTGCCGACGGCAAGCTCTGGAAGAACGTGACGATCCCGGAAAAGGCCAAGGTCGCCGAAACGCTCGACGAATTCCGCGCCGCTCACAAGTACAATTTCATGGACGACAACCTGCGCGCCTTCAACGCCGAGGTGCCGATCTTCGTGCAGTGGGACGACCACGAGGTCACCAACAACTGGTCGGCCTCGAAGCAGTTGCCTGCCGCCTACAAGGAGCGCGACATCACCCTGCTCGCGGCGCGCGCCGCCCGCGCGTTTCACGAAATGTATCCGATGCGTGAAAGCATCGTGGAGCCGGGCCGGGTCTATCGCACGCTCAATTACGGTCCGCATCTCGACGTGTTCATGCTGGACGAGCGCAGCTATCGCAGTCCCAACGGTCCGAACCTGCAGACCACTTATGGGCCCGACAGCTATTTCATCGGGCCCGATCAGCTTGCCTGGCTGAAGCGCGCGCTGTTGAACTCGCGCGCCACCTGGAAGGTGATCGCCTCCGACATGCCGCTCAGCATCATCGTCTATGACGATGCGCCCAACAAGAAGGGCTCGGAAGCATTTGCGCAGGGCGACGGACCGCCGCGCGGGCGCGAACTGGAGATCGCCGACATCCTTCGCTTCATCAAGACGTCAGGCGTCGTCAACACGGTATGGCTGACGGCGGACGTGCATTACGCCGCCGCGCACTACTACAACCCGGACAAGGCCCAGTTCCAGGAATTCGATCCGTTCTGGGAATTCGTCTCCGGCCCGCTGCACGCCGGCACGTTCGGCCCGAACGAACTCGACAACACCTTCGGTCCGGAGGTGCGATTCATCAAGGCGCCGGGGCTCGACAAGCAAAACCTGCCGCCATCCGCTGGCATGCAGTTCTTCGGCCACGTCAAGATCGATGGCGCCAGCGGGCAGATGACGGTGACGCTGCGCGATCGCGCCGACGTTGCGTTGTGGTCGACGACACTCGATCCGAAGACGGTTTGA